The following proteins are co-located in the Pyrococcus abyssi GE5 genome:
- a CDS encoding extracellular solute-binding protein has translation MKARVLILVGLLLFAVIASGCIGGGQKTETQPSSTEIQLTGDFNKDVIEIGKVLEKNGINEVKFSAWGSGEANSVMRVYGIVNAAYEINKIWKENGINVKIVIPEDMIRYDQSFKDQYQEFLSKQPLGQAGDFFVNSYAFLPNLAEEGYILDITDYAKAYQSVLNDFYPSLLEAAKYKGRLYGLPQDTEARPLYIRKDVAKCVGLDVSTLPDKVKNGEFTWSDVYEWAKKAKEKGCAEWGLIHRKGSAHPDLIQFIFAFNGKLYDEKTGKLVLDVPAVYKWLYVEWKFAQDGLLPEDIMSWDWAKQIHPTVVTGKTLFFIGGTWHWTEWQAKKYYNGRSLKPEEVKEWFAYTLFPAGEKGDRPVTLSQPFIWMINSKAGQLNPKYDELKDVYHALAFLMLVKASDAEINAIHSVISAHLPVRKEAAKLIKDENWINKLKTLDLDLAPEVKENIKDIVESTVNPINVKFLADVSYMLEYTHLAPAHPKYPALADIFKEAVDKVLRGEMTPEEAVKFIEDKIKADVELSQNVEIVGEIPKDWTFPQG, from the coding sequence GTGAAGGCAAGGGTGCTAATATTAGTAGGCCTATTATTATTCGCTGTGATTGCAAGCGGATGCATTGGCGGCGGTCAAAAAACAGAGACCCAACCTTCTTCAACGGAGATTCAGCTCACGGGAGACTTTAACAAGGACGTCATAGAGATAGGAAAGGTACTTGAGAAGAATGGAATTAACGAGGTAAAGTTCTCAGCATGGGGTTCAGGAGAAGCAAACAGCGTGATGAGGGTTTATGGCATCGTGAATGCAGCGTACGAGATAAATAAGATATGGAAAGAGAATGGGATAAACGTCAAGATAGTTATCCCAGAGGATATGATAAGGTATGACCAAAGCTTCAAAGATCAATACCAAGAGTTCTTAAGCAAGCAACCCCTTGGACAGGCAGGTGATTTCTTCGTCAACAGCTATGCATTTCTCCCAAATCTTGCTGAAGAGGGATATATCTTAGATATAACGGACTACGCAAAAGCCTACCAGAGTGTACTAAATGACTTCTATCCATCACTACTCGAAGCTGCAAAGTACAAGGGTAGACTTTATGGATTACCCCAAGATACTGAAGCTAGACCGTTGTACATTAGGAAGGACGTAGCAAAGTGCGTTGGTTTAGACGTCTCAACTTTGCCAGACAAGGTAAAGAACGGTGAATTCACATGGAGCGATGTTTATGAGTGGGCTAAGAAGGCGAAGGAGAAGGGATGTGCTGAGTGGGGTTTAATACACAGAAAGGGATCAGCACACCCAGACTTAATCCAGTTCATCTTCGCATTCAATGGAAAACTATACGATGAGAAGACAGGGAAGCTCGTTCTAGACGTCCCCGCAGTTTACAAGTGGCTCTACGTAGAGTGGAAGTTCGCCCAAGATGGTCTGCTTCCAGAGGATATAATGAGCTGGGACTGGGCTAAGCAGATTCATCCGACTGTAGTAACTGGAAAGACACTCTTCTTCATTGGTGGAACTTGGCACTGGACTGAGTGGCAGGCCAAGAAATATTACAATGGTAGGTCCCTAAAGCCGGAGGAAGTTAAGGAGTGGTTCGCTTACACGCTATTCCCCGCTGGAGAGAAAGGGGACAGGCCAGTAACGTTAAGCCAACCATTCATCTGGATGATAAACTCAAAGGCTGGACAGCTAAATCCAAAGTACGATGAGCTGAAGGATGTATACCATGCACTAGCGTTCTTAATGCTAGTAAAGGCTAGCGACGCTGAGATAAACGCTATTCACAGCGTAATATCAGCCCACCTTCCAGTCAGAAAGGAAGCGGCTAAGCTAATAAAGGATGAAAACTGGATTAACAAGCTCAAGACCCTCGACCTCGACCTTGCTCCCGAGGTCAAGGAGAACATAAAAGATATCGTTGAGAGCACCGTTAATCCAATAAATGTCAAATTCCTAGCCGATGTAAGTTATATGCTTGAATACACCCACTTAGCACCTGCCCATCCAAAGTACCCAGCCCTAGCTGACATATTCAAGGAGGCAGTAGATAAAGTCCTCAGGGGTGAGATGACTCCTGAGGAAGCCGTGAAATTCATCGAGGACAAGATAAAAGCAGATGTAGAGCTATCACAGAACGTCGAAATAGTAGGAGAGATACCTAAAGACTGGACATTTCCCCAGGGGTGA
- a CDS encoding aminotransferase-like domain-containing protein, which yields MEEEIKSMLGNVERFFSKKAMEMKASEVRELLKLVETSDIISLAGGLPNPKTFPKEIIKEILIEIMEEHADKALQYGTTKGFTPLRETLLDWLEKRYGISKENDIMITSGSQQALDLIGRVFIDPGDIVIVEAPTYLAALQAFNFYEPKYIQVPLDDNGMNVEALEDELRKLKAEGKKVKIVYTVPTFQNPAGVTMSEERRKHLIELASEYDLIVIEDDPYGELRYSGKPKKKIKALDKEGRVIYLGTFSKILAPGFRIGWIVGDPGIIRKLEIAKQSTDLCTNVFGQVVAWKYVSEGHLDRHIPKIREFYKPRRDAMLEALEEFMPENVKWTKPEGGMFVWVTLPDGIDSKKMLEKAVKKGVAYVPGEAFYAYRDVKNTMRLNFTYVDEDKIREGVKRLAETIKEETGV from the coding sequence ATGGAAGAAGAAATTAAGAGCATGCTTGGAAATGTTGAGAGATTCTTCTCAAAGAAGGCCATGGAAATGAAGGCCTCCGAGGTTAGGGAATTACTCAAGCTCGTCGAGACTAGCGATATAATAAGTCTCGCCGGGGGATTGCCAAATCCAAAAACGTTCCCAAAAGAAATCATTAAGGAGATTCTCATCGAAATTATGGAGGAGCACGCTGATAAGGCCCTGCAATATGGGACAACCAAAGGATTCACCCCACTAAGGGAGACCCTACTTGACTGGCTTGAAAAGAGATACGGGATATCCAAGGAAAACGATATAATGATAACGAGCGGTTCTCAACAGGCCCTAGATCTAATTGGAAGGGTGTTTATTGATCCTGGGGACATAGTTATAGTGGAGGCCCCAACGTACCTAGCGGCATTACAAGCCTTCAACTTCTATGAGCCAAAGTACATCCAAGTTCCGCTAGATGATAACGGAATGAACGTTGAAGCCCTAGAGGATGAGCTTAGAAAGCTAAAGGCTGAAGGAAAGAAGGTTAAGATAGTTTACACAGTCCCAACTTTTCAAAACCCGGCAGGAGTTACGATGAGTGAAGAGAGAAGAAAGCACCTGATAGAGTTAGCAAGCGAATATGACTTAATAGTCATAGAAGACGATCCATATGGAGAGCTAAGGTATTCAGGGAAGCCTAAAAAGAAGATAAAAGCTCTAGACAAAGAAGGCAGGGTGATATACTTGGGAACCTTCTCCAAGATCCTTGCCCCAGGATTTAGGATAGGTTGGATCGTTGGAGACCCAGGAATCATAAGGAAGCTCGAGATAGCTAAGCAGAGTACTGACCTCTGTACTAACGTCTTTGGTCAAGTAGTAGCCTGGAAGTACGTTAGTGAGGGCCACCTGGATAGACACATTCCAAAGATTAGGGAATTCTACAAGCCAAGGAGAGATGCTATGCTTGAAGCCCTCGAGGAGTTTATGCCAGAAAACGTTAAGTGGACGAAACCAGAGGGCGGAATGTTCGTCTGGGTAACCCTACCGGATGGCATAGATTCAAAGAAGATGCTAGAAAAGGCTGTTAAGAAAGGAGTAGCCTATGTCCCTGGGGAAGCCTTCTACGCTTACAGGGACGTTAAGAACACGATGAGACTCAACTTCACGTACGTTGATGAGGATAAGATAAGGGAGGGTGTTAAGAGGCTGGCTGAAACGATCAAGGAAGAGACAGGAGTTTGA